From bacterium, one genomic window encodes:
- the dnaX gene encoding DNA polymerase III subunit gamma/tau, translating into MSYIVTARKWRPQFFRDVISQKHVTETLKNAIKSGRVGHAYLFSGPRGVGKTTVARIFAKALNCIHGPAEEPCNVCENCVSIQSGASMDVQELDGASHNSVDDARDLISNIGYHSTQCRYKMYIIDEVHMLSREAFNALLKTLEEPPSNVIFVFATTEPHKIPVTILSRCQRFDFHRLSVHEIAGKIRTIAEAESIGIDDSSVMLIARRATGAMRDAESILEQLRASRGTDITIGDVTEVLGIADREIFFRIVERCHEQDTAGVLGLFTAYYDGGGDLKEFVEGLLGHLRDMLYSRFEGGLDQITLSDDMRLRIREQSEWFHQGDLVRMIQVVTDTESSLAYAVIPTLRIEMALVRMASMETTVQLKSLFDMLGGAKAAGQPAGVPPVPTARASSAYGEKPSAKSSGFDAAEAAGDSEVPEYTMDPGYSDDEEPECLSVEPAIGSIRSSWRAITDRIGSVKPGVSPSLAVSEPESFDNGKLTLAFESGHEFHRKTVESNASALEEIFGAIVGTPVKIACYVRHADSKKKVTEVDDLIKREPVVGDILRRFDGEINGSWRE; encoded by the coding sequence ATGTCCTATATCGTAACCGCCAGAAAATGGCGACCACAGTTTTTCCGTGATGTCATTTCCCAGAAGCATGTCACCGAGACGCTCAAAAATGCCATCAAGAGTGGCCGTGTCGGCCATGCGTATCTGTTCAGCGGCCCACGCGGGGTGGGTAAGACCACGGTGGCCCGGATTTTCGCCAAGGCGCTCAACTGCATCCATGGACCTGCCGAGGAGCCGTGCAACGTCTGCGAAAACTGTGTGAGCATCCAGTCCGGCGCTTCCATGGATGTGCAGGAGCTGGACGGCGCTTCGCACAACAGTGTGGATGATGCCCGCGACCTCATCTCCAACATCGGGTATCATTCGACGCAGTGCCGGTACAAGATGTATATCATCGATGAAGTCCATATGCTTTCACGGGAAGCGTTCAACGCGCTCCTGAAAACACTCGAGGAGCCCCCCTCGAATGTCATCTTCGTTTTTGCCACCACCGAGCCGCATAAAATTCCGGTCACTATACTGTCACGGTGCCAGCGGTTTGATTTCCACCGTCTTTCGGTCCATGAAATCGCGGGGAAAATCAGGACTATCGCCGAAGCCGAGTCCATCGGAATCGACGATTCCTCGGTGATGCTCATCGCCCGGCGGGCAACCGGCGCCATGCGTGACGCCGAGAGTATCCTCGAACAGCTCAGGGCTTCGCGGGGGACGGATATAACGATTGGTGATGTCACCGAGGTTCTCGGTATCGCCGACCGTGAGATTTTTTTCAGGATTGTCGAGCGGTGCCATGAGCAGGATACCGCCGGTGTCCTCGGGCTGTTTACCGCATATTATGACGGGGGCGGCGACCTCAAGGAATTCGTCGAGGGGCTGCTCGGTCATCTCCGCGATATGCTCTATTCCCGTTTCGAGGGCGGGCTCGATCAGATCACCCTGTCGGATGACATGCGGCTCAGAATCAGGGAGCAGTCGGAATGGTTCCACCAGGGCGACCTTGTCAGGATGATACAGGTTGTGACCGATACGGAATCCTCTCTTGCCTATGCGGTGATACCCACGCTTCGTATCGAAATGGCTCTCGTCCGCATGGCGAGCATGGAAACCACAGTGCAGCTCAAGAGTCTTTTCGACATGCTCGGCGGTGCGAAAGCCGCCGGACAGCCTGCGGGAGTACCTCCGGTGCCCACGGCGCGGGCATCCTCGGCCTACGGGGAAAAACCGTCCGCGAAAAGTTCCGGGTTTGATGCAGCGGAAGCTGCCGGAGATTCGGAAGTTCCCGAATATACCATGGATCCGGGGTATTCCGATGATGAGGAACCCGAATGTCTCAGTGTCGAACCCGCGATCGGTTCCATCAGGAGCAGCTGGAGAGCGATTACCGACCGTATCGGCTCGGTGAAACCGGGAGTGAGCCCTTCTCTTGCGGTAAGCGAACCCGAATCGTTCGATAACGGGAAACTGACCCTGGCGTTTGAATCGGGGCATGAATTTCACCGTAAAACGGTCGAATCGAATGCGTCCGCTCTTGAAGAAATTTTCGGAGCTATCGTGGGTACACCAGTGAAAATCGCATGTTATGTGCGTCATGCCGACAGTAAAAAAAAAGTGACCGAGGTTGATGATCTTATAAAACGGGAGCCTGTTGTCGGCGATATTCTCAGGCGTTTTGACGGTGAGATCAACGGCTCATGGAGGGAGTGA
- a CDS encoding YbaB/EbfC family nucleoid-associated protein, which translates to MTKGFGNMGNMMKQAQKLQKQMLEMQEELAKKTVEGSSGGGMVKVIANGQQEILEVKIDPEVVDPGDIELLEDLIVAAIANARDNAKSMMEAEMGKLLPGGISGLGIPGLG; encoded by the coding sequence ATGACCAAGGGATTCGGTAATATGGGCAATATGATGAAGCAGGCGCAGAAACTGCAGAAACAGATGCTTGAGATGCAGGAGGAGCTTGCGAAGAAAACCGTTGAGGGATCATCCGGCGGCGGCATGGTCAAGGTGATAGCGAACGGCCAGCAGGAAATTCTCGAGGTCAAAATCGACCCGGAAGTCGTTGATCCCGGGGATATCGAGCTTCTGGAAGACCTCATCGTCGCGGCAATCGCCAATGCCCGTGACAACGCTAAATCAATGATGGAAGCCGAGATGGGCAAACTCCTTCCGGGGGGAATATCGGGTCTCGGTATTCCCGGGCTTGGATGA
- the recR gene encoding recombination mediator RecR, whose translation MQEQGVFNTLVEKLADLPGIGIKTAQRLAFHIMKLSREEALGLARAIEDVKNRVTHCSGCFNLTEEDPCPICSDMRRDRSVICAVENPSDVNAIEKSGVFRGVYHVLGGALSPLDNIGPDDIRIRELEKRLDGSVREVIVATNPTVEGETTASYIADRLARSGVRVTRIARGLPVGGDLELADKVTLARSLEGRLDILRNPENQP comes from the coding sequence ATGCAGGAACAGGGTGTTTTTAACACGCTCGTTGAGAAACTGGCAGACCTGCCCGGTATCGGCATTAAAACGGCGCAGCGGCTTGCCTTTCATATCATGAAGCTGAGCCGCGAAGAAGCGCTCGGGCTTGCCCGTGCCATCGAGGACGTGAAGAACAGGGTGACCCATTGTTCGGGATGCTTCAACCTGACCGAGGAAGACCCCTGTCCGATCTGCTCCGACATGCGCCGTGACCGCTCGGTCATCTGCGCGGTGGAAAATCCTTCCGATGTCAACGCAATCGAGAAATCCGGTGTGTTTCGCGGCGTGTACCATGTGCTCGGCGGAGCGCTGTCTCCGCTCGATAACATCGGCCCCGATGATATCCGGATCAGGGAGCTCGAAAAGCGGCTCGACGGCTCGGTCAGGGAAGTCATCGTTGCAACGAATCCGACAGTCGAGGGCGAAACGACCGCCAGTTACATCGCCGATCGGCTTGCACGGTCGGGTGTCCGTGTTACCCGTATCGCCCGCGGGCTTCCTGTCGGCGGAGATCTGGAGCTGGCGGACAAGGTGACCCTGGCGCGCTCGCTCGAGGGCCGTCTGGATATTCTCAGAAATCCGGAAAATCAGCCATGA
- the pgsA gene encoding CDP-diacylglycerol--glycerol-3-phosphate 3-phosphatidyltransferase gives MNDKREVHSIKAGVMNPANLLTMLRILLVPLYLWLFAEGSWITSVLALIVFVTAAITDLYDGKLARKRKEVTKLGKFMDPLADKILVIGALVQFWFMGLVNFWLVGVIIVRDIWVTIMRVRAIISGTELKTSGDAKLKTTIQLTVIITIIVFYGARIIALHLGYSGPWISISGFRTFFDVLVGIAVVFTLYSWIKYLFAGNPAKA, from the coding sequence ATGAACGATAAACGGGAAGTTCATTCCATTAAAGCGGGAGTGATGAATCCGGCCAACCTGCTGACGATGCTGAGAATCCTCCTGGTTCCCCTCTATCTGTGGCTTTTCGCCGAGGGCTCGTGGATTACCTCCGTGCTCGCTCTTATCGTTTTCGTAACAGCCGCGATAACCGACCTCTATGACGGGAAGCTGGCGCGGAAGAGGAAAGAGGTTACAAAACTCGGCAAATTCATGGACCCGCTCGCCGATAAAATCCTCGTGATCGGCGCGCTCGTCCAGTTCTGGTTCATGGGGCTCGTCAATTTCTGGCTCGTCGGCGTGATTATTGTAAGGGATATCTGGGTTACCATAATGCGGGTCAGGGCGATTATAAGCGGGACGGAGCTCAAAACCTCCGGGGATGCAAAGCTCAAGACGACTATTCAGCTCACCGTGATAATAACCATCATCGTTTTTTATGGCGCCCGGATTATCGCTCTTCATCTGGGATATTCAGGGCCGTGGATCAGCATTTCCGGATTCCGTACCTTTTTTGATGTGCTGGTCGGTATAGCGGTGGTATTCACACTGTATTCCTGGATCAAATATCTCTTTGCCGGAAATCCGGCAAAAGCATGA
- a CDS encoding phosphatidylglycerophosphatase A — MGILKKSVTAEQELTGGGFGGFAARFTASGMYIGYVPWAQGTAGSLWGPLLYLLVPVGALKWLWLGTPALFLLGVWASGKCEGYWGHDPGRVVIDEVVGMLVTLSFLTLSYTGLAAGFVLFRIADIFKPSPVRLAEKLPGGWGVMADDVLAGIYANLTLRLFIHFFPGIL, encoded by the coding sequence GTGGGTATACTGAAAAAATCCGTGACCGCTGAACAGGAACTCACCGGCGGGGGATTCGGAGGCTTTGCGGCGCGGTTTACGGCGAGCGGGATGTATATCGGCTATGTGCCATGGGCGCAGGGTACGGCCGGTTCGCTCTGGGGCCCGCTTCTCTACCTGCTCGTTCCCGTAGGCGCGTTGAAATGGTTATGGCTGGGTACACCGGCGCTTTTTCTTTTGGGTGTCTGGGCTTCGGGGAAATGCGAAGGGTACTGGGGCCATGATCCCGGCAGAGTGGTGATCGACGAGGTTGTCGGGATGCTTGTGACGCTTTCCTTTCTCACCCTGTCGTATACGGGTCTCGCTGCGGGATTTGTGCTTTTCAGGATCGCCGATATTTTCAAGCCATCCCCCGTGCGGCTGGCGGAGAAGCTGCCGGGCGGCTGGGGAGTGATGGCGGATGATGTTCTGGCGGGGATATATGCCAATCTGACGCTGCGCCTTTTCATACACTTTTTTCCGGGGATTCTGTGA